A genome region from Patescibacteria group bacterium includes the following:
- a CDS encoding HU family DNA-binding protein, with translation MKKQELVEKMAAKTEIPKARVQEMMEAFEEIVTKTLADGGEVTMTGFGTFKVSHRKARTGVNPQRPTEKISIPAVTVPKFKAGKSLKDAVKKQ, from the coding sequence ATGAAAAAACAAGAACTCGTGGAAAAAATGGCGGCCAAAACCGAAATTCCGAAAGCGCGAGTGCAAGAAATGATGGAGGCTTTTGAGGAGATTGTAACGAAGACTTTGGCGGACGGCGGAGAAGTTACTATGACCGGTTTCGGCACTTTCAAAGTGTCTCATCGCAAAGCGAGAACGGGCGTGAATCCCCAGAGACCAACAGAGAAAATTTCCATTCCGGCTGTGACCGTTCCGAAATTCAAGGCGGGTAAGAGCCTGAAGGATGCTGTGAAGAAGCAGTAG
- a CDS encoding TIGR00282 family metallophosphoesterase, whose translation MTILFFGDIVGRPGRLAVKKILPELKKAYEPDLILANCENLAHGKGVTRATLSVLRESGIEIFTSGNHVFSQKQAHEILIEKDSDLLRPANYPPGAPGRGFKIMEIGTKKIAVVNLVGRVFFNEDFDCPFRCADEILEELKEKKIKIILVDFHAEATSEAMALGWYLDGRVSLVAGTHTHIQTADERILPKGTAYITDIGMVGARDSVIGVDKDLVIANFLTQMPVCFEVAEGDVSVNAIICEIDSKTGRSGRIERIQRVVKM comes from the coding sequence ATGACCATTCTTTTTTTTGGCGATATTGTCGGTCGTCCGGGTCGCCTGGCAGTCAAAAAAATTTTACCTGAACTAAAGAAGGCTTATGAGCCTGATTTAATTTTAGCTAATTGTGAAAATTTAGCCCACGGCAAAGGGGTTACGCGGGCAACTTTAAGTGTTTTGCGCGAATCTGGGATAGAGATTTTTACTTCCGGAAACCACGTTTTTAGTCAAAAGCAGGCTCACGAGATTTTAATCGAAAAAGACAGTGATCTTTTAAGGCCCGCCAATTATCCCCCGGGCGCGCCGGGGCGAGGTTTCAAGATAATGGAAATTGGAACCAAAAAGATTGCCGTCGTGAATCTGGTGGGACGTGTTTTTTTTAATGAAGATTTTGATTGCCCCTTCCGTTGCGCGGATGAAATTTTAGAGGAATTGAAAGAAAAAAAAATCAAAATCATTCTAGTGGATTTTCACGCGGAAGCGACAAGCGAAGCAATGGCTTTGGGTTGGTATCTGGACGGTAGGGTGTCTCTTGTCGCGGGTACGCATACCCACATTCAGACGGCGGATGAGCGCATTCTTCCCAAGGGCACAGCCTACATTACCGATATTGGCATGGTGGGCGCGCGCGATTCCGTGATCGGTGTGGATAAGGATTTAGTAATTGCTAATTTCCTCACTCAAATGCCTGTTTGTTTTGAGGTCGCGGAGGGAGATGTATCGGTGAATGCGATTATTTGCGAAATTGACAGTAAAACCGGACGGTCAGGCAGAATTGAGCGGATTCAAAGAGTAGTGAAGATGTGA
- the rny gene encoding ribonuclease Y: protein MFNIIIFPLAAILGLAGGYFLRKVLAQRRQDSSEARSQKALEEAKTKAKEILLAAKDQAFKYTEETKREDKERRQSILVLERRLVQREELLDQRLGNLDKNQRYLEKERNQIREAKREIIQLKRKQLATLEKVANLSLEEAKNVLLEMTEEGMKERLLQRIKKLEQTEQEEVSRKAKEILSLAIQRCASSHAAESTSTTLSLPSDDMKGRIIGREGRNINTIEKLIGVEIIVDDTPETIVISGFSPIRRQVAKRTLEKLIADGRIHPARIEETIVEAKKEIAQDMKEAGETACYDAGVAGLPPQLVQLLGRLKYRTSYGQNVLQHSLEVSHLARLLAEELGMDSALAKKAGLLHDIGKAVDHEIKGTHIEIGKSILKKFSIDEKIIQAMESHHEDVPHSSSEALIVTTADAISGARVGARKDTYEDYLNRLEDLEAVANSFEGVEKSYAIQAGREIRVFVTPEKIDDLAAVKLSHEIAAKIEEELKYPGEIKVSVIRETRSVEYAR, encoded by the coding sequence ATGTTCAATATTATCATTTTCCCTCTCGCCGCTATTTTGGGCTTAGCGGGGGGTTACTTTTTGCGCAAAGTTTTAGCGCAAAGACGTCAGGATTCCAGCGAAGCGCGTTCTCAAAAGGCGCTAGAAGAAGCTAAAACAAAGGCTAAGGAGATCCTTTTAGCCGCTAAAGATCAAGCCTTCAAATACACGGAAGAGACCAAACGCGAAGATAAAGAACGCAGGCAGAGTATTTTGGTCTTGGAGCGGAGGCTTGTGCAAAGGGAGGAGCTTTTAGACCAAAGGCTGGGCAATTTAGATAAAAATCAAAGATATTTAGAAAAAGAAAGAAATCAAATTCGGGAGGCGAAACGGGAAATCATTCAGCTCAAGCGAAAACAGCTGGCTACATTAGAGAAAGTGGCGAATTTGTCGCTGGAAGAAGCTAAAAATGTGCTCTTGGAGATGACAGAGGAAGGAATGAAAGAGCGATTGCTTCAAAGAATCAAAAAATTGGAACAAACAGAGCAGGAAGAGGTCAGTCGCAAGGCAAAAGAAATCTTGTCTTTGGCGATTCAGAGGTGCGCTTCTTCGCACGCGGCAGAATCCACATCTACCACTCTTTCCTTGCCCTCTGACGACATGAAAGGGCGGATTATTGGACGCGAAGGTCGCAATATTAATACTATTGAGAAATTGATTGGTGTGGAGATTATTGTTGACGATACGCCCGAAACGATTGTAATTTCCGGCTTTTCGCCGATTCGCCGTCAGGTCGCCAAGCGCACTCTGGAAAAGTTAATTGCTGATGGTCGCATCCACCCGGCTCGGATTGAGGAAACAATCGTGGAAGCCAAGAAAGAGATTGCCCAAGATATGAAGGAAGCGGGCGAAACAGCCTGTTATGACGCGGGGGTGGCGGGTTTGCCCCCGCAATTAGTTCAGCTTTTAGGTCGTTTAAAATACAGGACTAGCTATGGTCAAAATGTGTTGCAGCATTCTCTAGAGGTTTCGCACCTTGCTCGTCTTTTAGCGGAAGAATTGGGAATGGATTCAGCTCTCGCGAAGAAAGCCGGACTTTTACATGATATTGGCAAGGCAGTGGATCACGAAATTAAAGGCACGCATATTGAAATTGGTAAGAGTATTTTAAAAAAGTTTAGTATTGATGAGAAGATTATTCAGGCTATGGAGTCGCATCATGAAGATGTGCCCCATAGTTCTTCCGAGGCTTTAATCGTCACGACCGCGGACGCCATTTCAGGAGCGCGGGTGGGCGCGCGGAAGGATACTTATGAAGACTATTTAAATCGTTTGGAAGACTTGGAGGCGGTAGCGAATAGTTTTGAAGGAGTGGAGAAGAGCTATGCCATCCAAGCCGGACGCGAAATCCGTGTCTTCGTGACGCCGGAGAAGATTGATGACCTGGCAGCGGTCAAATTGTCTCACGAGATTGCGGCTAAAATTGAAGAAGAGTTAAAGTATCCGGGAGAAATTAAGGTCTCGGTGATCCGTGAGACAAGGTCGGTGGAGTACGCAAGGTAG
- the rpmF gene encoding 50S ribosomal protein L32 has translation MALPKKKMSRARRHKRRGQQKINPTLLILCGKCRKMILPHRVCQYCGTYKGRLIIDLEAKAKKKKKEAKRKKQNLRIELYG, from the coding sequence ATGGCTTTACCCAAGAAAAAAATGAGCAGAGCGCGGAGACACAAACGCCGCGGCCAGCAAAAAATTAACCCCACCCTTCTCATTCTATGCGGTAAATGCCGCAAAATGATCCTACCCCATAGGGTTTGCCAATATTGCGGCACCTATAAAGGAAGGCTTATTATAGATTTAGAAGCAAAAGCCAAAAAGAAAAAAAAAGAAGCAAAAAGAAAAAAACAAAACTTAAGAATAGAACTTTATGGCTAA
- the nusB gene encoding transcription antitermination factor NusB, whose product MANRHLLRTIAMQCLYEWDFSGQNQKKIQLIIQHNTKEFAPGISDFDFVKKLVAGVIKNQEKIDALIEKHAPEWPLNQITTVDRNILRLGIFELKFDNDVPPKVAINEAIELGKAYGGPSSGKFINGVLGTIYRKMIEKGDVKEEK is encoded by the coding sequence ATGGCTAATCGACATCTCCTGCGCACAATTGCGATGCAATGCCTTTATGAATGGGATTTTTCGGGTCAGAACCAGAAAAAAATCCAATTGATCATTCAACATAATACTAAAGAGTTCGCACCGGGCATCAGTGATTTTGATTTTGTCAAAAAGCTCGTGGCCGGGGTCATTAAAAATCAAGAAAAGATTGACGCGCTTATTGAAAAACACGCGCCCGAATGGCCCCTGAATCAAATTACCACTGTAGACCGGAATATCCTGCGCCTCGGCATTTTCGAGCTCAAATTTGACAACGATGTCCCGCCTAAGGTAGCAATTAATGAAGCGATTGAGCTCGGCAAGGCTTACGGCGGACCCTCTTCGGGCAAGTTTATTAACGGAGTTTTAGGCACAATCTACCGCAAAATGATTGAAAAAGGGGACGTGAAAGAGGAAAAATAG
- the rnc gene encoding ribonuclease III yields the protein MKKFSALEKNLDVKFKNQDLLKQALVHRSYINENPGFRLPHNERLEFLGDAVLELIVTENLFNHYNNPEGEMTNWRSSLVNSKILAIVSRDLGVEDFLYLSKGETRDTGKAREYILGNAFEAITGAIYLDQGYAVTRRFIKNKLLTHLPKILAEKLYIDPKSHFQELTQEKEGVTPEYKVLEERGPDHAKHFEVGVYVGKMMMGKGKGTSKQLAQVEAAKDALERYKK from the coding sequence ATGAAAAAATTTTCTGCCCTGGAAAAAAATTTAGATGTGAAATTTAAAAATCAAGACTTATTGAAACAGGCTCTTGTCCATCGCTCCTATATTAACGAAAATCCCGGATTTCGCCTCCCCCACAATGAAAGATTGGAATTCTTGGGCGACGCGGTCTTGGAACTTATAGTAACGGAAAATCTTTTTAATCATTACAATAACCCTGAAGGAGAAATGACCAATTGGCGCTCCAGCCTGGTCAACAGCAAAATATTGGCCATTGTCTCCCGCGACCTCGGCGTGGAAGATTTTCTCTATTTGTCTAAAGGCGAGACGCGCGACACAGGCAAGGCGCGGGAATATATTTTAGGCAATGCCTTTGAAGCCATCACCGGCGCGATTTATTTAGATCAAGGCTATGCTGTCACGAGGAGATTTATAAAAAACAAGCTGCTGACGCATCTGCCTAAAATTCTGGCTGAAAAATTATACATTGATCCCAAGTCGCATTTTCAAGAACTTACGCAAGAAAAAGAAGGCGTTACTCCTGAATACAAAGTTTTAGAAGAGAGAGGTCCGGATCACGCGAAACACTTTGAGGTGGGGGTTTACGTGGGAAAAATGATGATGGGCAAGGGCAAAGGCACTTCTAAACAATTGGCGCAGGTGGAAGCGGCGAAAGACGCGCTGGAAAGATATAAAAAATAA
- a CDS encoding G5 domain-containing protein has protein sequence MKIKNYLKTLQDLFESLRVNQAVGKIAILGVLFAAIFLSFSVSRAQNTAPERTITIIDNGLYFQVKTEKNLVSEILVDLDLSLNPEDRIYPSLNEEALWRIIIERATPITILADGKAKSLVTFAKTAGAALEEAQITLNPDDEVNYAADTSLFSNMEIVVTRIKLGTVTKDVSIPFQTVNKKDDTLLWGKFKIAQEGKTGLKEQVYKVIYKNGEEAKRILEKETILQKPQDKIILEGTKIVLGEANYGIASFYRYGDKLTCASTRFPMGTPLRVTNTANGQAVIVTVNDYGPFVLGRIVDLNIPAFEKIAPLGTGLARVKVEEIID, from the coding sequence TTGAAAATTAAAAATTACTTAAAAACACTCCAAGATTTGTTTGAGAGTCTAAGAGTTAATCAAGCCGTTGGCAAAATAGCAATTTTAGGGGTATTATTTGCCGCTATTTTTTTGTCTTTTTCCGTCTCTCGCGCCCAAAACACCGCTCCCGAACGGACAATCACAATCATTGACAACGGCCTTTATTTCCAGGTTAAAACAGAGAAAAATTTAGTTTCGGAAATCCTGGTTGATTTGGACCTATCCTTAAATCCTGAAGATAGAATTTATCCCAGCCTAAACGAAGAAGCCCTCTGGCGCATTATCATTGAAAGGGCAACCCCAATCACAATCCTTGCTGATGGAAAGGCAAAATCTCTTGTTACCTTTGCTAAAACCGCGGGGGCGGCATTAGAAGAAGCCCAAATCACATTGAATCCTGATGATGAAGTGAATTATGCTGCGGACACGTCCCTTTTTTCCAATATGGAGATTGTAGTGACCAGAATCAAACTTGGCACTGTCACCAAAGATGTGTCCATACCATTCCAAACTGTGAATAAAAAAGACGACACGCTGCTCTGGGGAAAATTCAAAATCGCCCAGGAAGGAAAAACAGGGCTCAAAGAACAGGTATATAAAGTAATCTATAAAAACGGCGAAGAAGCAAAACGGATTTTGGAAAAAGAAACCATTTTGCAAAAACCTCAAGATAAGATTATCCTGGAGGGAACAAAAATAGTGCTAGGGGAGGCGAATTACGGCATCGCCAGCTTCTACCGCTATGGCGATAAATTGACTTGCGCGTCCACGCGTTTTCCCATGGGAACACCCTTGCGGGTCACGAACACGGCAAACGGACAAGCGGTAATTGTAACCGTGAATGATTATGGCCCTTTTGTGCTGGGACGGATTGTGGATTTAAACATACCGGCATTTGAAAAAATCGCGCCCCTCGGAACAGGATTGGCAAGAGTGAAGGTGGAGGAAATAATAGATTGA
- a CDS encoding AAA family ATPase yields the protein MFLHKLIISGFKSFAHRTSLSFDRGITAIVGPNGSGKSNIVDAIRWALGEQSKKSLRGKKGDDIIFAGSRTKTPLGLAQVALTLENTTQKIPVNSGKEEGVNFSEITIKRKFYRNGEGEYLLNNSSVRLKDIEELLAQNNISQKGYIISQGMIDRVVVLSPQEKRELLEEVSGIKPLELKRIETQKKLETTRDNLVRVRALVAEIEPHLKRLAKQAREARNKEKITQKLQKLQKIWYTKIRQNQEKARQKIGKERAEIEGIIKNLETQIQNLQKMVSIMEVKQKKDQENWHLCYQNQVKLGRQKSALAEELATLRGTLVAEKLRPREQQQEINRARLEIQRIDAEIISSQKQNALLQNNLEKTQKEIEKLEKEGKKIEAEGVARPNPTTLQTALENLQNKQNSFLDNFKHGTDIASLKSQAQEILRLIQRLANWLKTAATLPEEQSGKRKLEMLMEDKGRKEEQAHSLFLKSRTEEEKILFLNFQKKSWEGKINLGHKQKGGESPADAQNIAKLQQKITLLSKEMQKKEGEERILEEKIAQLLKLDTARKNKLFALERESREKQDAMVKLGQEKARVELEEAKLNLEKQELTREIEKELGDKWGRIDITSKKESPPNLDYELQINKLKKKMLSAGSIDPEIITEYEQTRSRYDFLNQQAEDLEKASSGLDKLIHRLSRIIQKRFSIAFKTINLAFKKYFRMIFGRGGKASLKADPEGGIIIEACPPGKKLKSLSVLSGGEKALAGLSLIFGIIELARPPFCILDEVDAALDETNSHRFARILKILARGTQFICVTHNRATMKAAKMLYGVTMNEEGVSRLLSMKLEK from the coding sequence ATGTTTCTTCATAAACTCATTATCAGCGGTTTCAAATCTTTCGCTCATCGCACCAGCCTTTCTTTTGACCGCGGAATTACTGCCATTGTCGGACCAAACGGGTCGGGGAAATCCAACATTGTGGACGCTATCCGCTGGGCTTTAGGAGAACAGTCTAAAAAATCATTGCGCGGGAAAAAGGGCGATGATATTATTTTCGCCGGCTCAAGGACTAAAACTCCTTTGGGATTAGCCCAAGTAGCTTTAACCTTGGAAAACACGACCCAAAAAATTCCCGTCAACTCTGGAAAAGAGGAGGGGGTAAACTTTTCCGAAATCACAATTAAGAGAAAATTCTACCGTAATGGCGAGGGAGAATATTTATTGAATAACAGCTCTGTGCGCCTAAAAGATATTGAAGAACTATTAGCGCAAAACAACATCAGCCAAAAAGGATATATTATCAGCCAAGGAATGATTGATCGCGTAGTGGTCTTGAGTCCCCAAGAAAAAAGAGAGCTTTTGGAGGAAGTTTCAGGGATTAAACCCTTGGAACTCAAAAGAATTGAGACCCAGAAAAAACTTGAGACAACGCGGGATAATCTTGTCCGCGTGCGCGCCCTTGTGGCGGAAATCGAGCCGCACTTGAAAAGGCTTGCCAAACAAGCGCGAGAGGCGAGGAATAAAGAAAAGATTACCCAAAAACTCCAGAAATTACAAAAAATCTGGTATACTAAAATCCGACAAAATCAAGAAAAGGCGCGCCAAAAAATAGGCAAAGAGAGGGCAGAAATAGAGGGAATAATCAAAAATCTTGAAACCCAAATCCAAAATTTACAAAAAATGGTGTCTATAATGGAGGTAAAACAAAAAAAAGACCAAGAAAACTGGCACCTCTGTTATCAAAATCAGGTAAAACTAGGGAGGCAAAAAAGCGCCCTAGCCGAAGAGCTTGCCACTCTCCGCGGCACTCTAGTTGCCGAAAAACTCCGCCCGCGCGAGCAGCAGCAGGAAATTAACCGCGCGCGTTTGGAGATCCAAAGGATTGACGCTGAAATTATCTCCTCCCAGAAACAAAACGCGCTACTCCAGAATAATCTAGAAAAAACCCAAAAAGAAATTGAAAAACTAGAAAAAGAGGGAAAAAAAATAGAAGCCGAAGGAGTGGCGCGGCCGAACCCAACCACATTGCAAACTGCCTTGGAAAATTTACAAAACAAACAAAATAGCTTTCTGGACAACTTTAAACACGGCACTGATATTGCCTCTCTGAAATCCCAAGCGCAAGAAATTTTAAGGCTCATTCAACGCTTAGCAAACTGGCTGAAAACCGCGGCAACGCTGCCCGAAGAACAAAGCGGAAAGCGGAAACTAGAAATGTTAATGGAAGACAAAGGCAGAAAAGAAGAGCAAGCTCATTCCCTCTTTTTAAAATCGCGCACGGAAGAAGAAAAAATTCTTTTTTTGAATTTCCAAAAAAAGAGCTGGGAGGGCAAAATCAATCTTGGACATAAACAGAAAGGGGGAGAATCCCCCGCGGACGCCCAAAATATTGCCAAACTCCAGCAAAAAATCACTCTACTTAGCAAAGAAATGCAAAAAAAAGAAGGAGAGGAGCGAATTTTGGAAGAAAAAATCGCCCAACTTCTCAAATTAGATACAGCGCGCAAAAACAAACTCTTCGCGCTGGAGCGCGAATCGCGCGAGAAACAAGACGCGATGGTGAAACTTGGTCAGGAAAAAGCCCGCGTGGAATTGGAAGAAGCGAAACTCAACCTGGAAAAACAGGAACTCACCCGCGAAATTGAAAAAGAATTAGGGGACAAATGGGGTCGTATTGATATTACATCTAAAAAAGAATCTCCGCCTAATCTGGATTATGAACTCCAGATTAATAAACTAAAGAAAAAAATGCTCTCGGCAGGCAGTATTGACCCTGAAATTATTACTGAATACGAACAAACACGCAGCCGGTATGATTTCTTAAACCAGCAAGCGGAGGACTTGGAAAAAGCCTCTTCAGGCTTAGATAAGCTTATTCATCGCCTAAGCCGCATCATTCAAAAGAGATTCAGCATTGCTTTTAAAACCATCAACCTTGCTTTCAAAAAATATTTCCGGATGATTTTTGGCCGCGGCGGAAAAGCAAGCCTGAAAGCGGATCCCGAAGGGGGAATTATAATTGAGGCTTGTCCGCCGGGGAAAAAATTAAAAAGCCTATCCGTCCTTTCGGGCGGAGAAAAGGCTTTGGCTGGCCTCTCTTTAATTTTCGGGATCATTGAACTCGCGAGACCCCCTTTCTGCATTTTAGATGAAGTGGACGCGGCGCTAGACGAAACAAATTCCCACCGCTTTGCCCGCATTTTAAAGATATTAGCCCGAGGAACTCAATTTATCTGCGTCACCCATAACCGCGCAACAATGAAAGCGGCAAAAATGCTGTATGGAGTGACGATGAATGAAGAGGGAGTGTCAAGATTGCTGTCTATGAAGCTGGAGAAATAG
- the rpsP gene encoding 30S ribosomal protein S16: MLRIRLTRRGKRNRPFFRIVVSEARAPIKGRFIEVLGGLDPLGKKVSLKEERIKYWLSCGAKPSDTVHNLLVDHKIITGAKIKKFAHRKKKGEEARKEEGTQQNVEKEEKPAEAEKEKQEDAATQKETADKEEKTEPAQKAPKEEPKPEETEGATNSKVEPLPTIETKP; the protein is encoded by the coding sequence ATGTTAAGAATTCGTCTAACCCGCCGGGGGAAAAGGAACCGTCCCTTTTTCAGGATTGTCGTTTCCGAAGCGCGAGCGCCAATCAAGGGGCGCTTTATTGAGGTGCTGGGGGGATTGGATCCCCTTGGAAAAAAAGTAAGCCTCAAGGAAGAAAGAATAAAATATTGGCTCTCCTGCGGCGCCAAACCTTCGGATACTGTGCATAATCTTTTAGTGGACCATAAAATTATTACCGGCGCGAAAATTAAAAAGTTCGCCCACAGGAAGAAAAAAGGCGAGGAAGCAAGGAAGGAAGAAGGAACACAGCAGAACGTAGAAAAAGAAGAAAAACCAGCCGAAGCTGAAAAAGAAAAGCAGGAAGATGCAGCAACGCAAAAAGAAACCGCCGATAAAGAGGAAAAAACCGAGCCCGCGCAAAAGGCGCCCAAAGAAGAGCCTAAACCCGAAGAAACGGAAGGCGCGACAAATTCCAAGGTTGAACCGCTGCCCACGATAGAAACAAAGCCCTAA
- a CDS encoding DUF5663 domain-containing protein: MNPQILEKDIIELLGLENLPEDKKAALLAKMAETVLNRISLRILDQLSDADQKKFSTLLKQKTSDEKIDQFLKNKIKNLDEIRTAEILRFKQELNEDAEYIQQKLTS, encoded by the coding sequence ATGAACCCTCAAATTTTGGAAAAGGATATTATTGAGCTTTTAGGTCTGGAGAATTTACCCGAAGACAAAAAAGCCGCGCTTCTCGCGAAAATGGCGGAAACTGTCCTGAACCGCATTAGCCTGCGCATTCTGGATCAGCTCTCTGACGCCGACCAAAAAAAGTTCAGCACATTACTGAAACAAAAAACTTCTGACGAAAAAATAGACCAATTTCTGAAAAACAAAATTAAGAATCTGGACGAAATTCGGACGGCGGAAATTTTACGCTTCAAGCAGGAGTTAAACGAAGACGCAGAATATATCCAACAGAAATTAACCTCATAA
- a CDS encoding DUF5658 family protein, which translates to MKISKYGKIVLLIGLVDLLTTVIGITTGVCEETNPILKWSLAQGGVTLFAAVKMFIFLFIPVFIAELALKRSWARPKVISTCYVVVAIAYSVYYIAATIRVNFPSIRALFS; encoded by the coding sequence ATGAAAATCAGTAAATATGGCAAAATCGTTCTTTTAATCGGTCTGGTGGATCTTCTTACCACCGTAATCGGCATCACCACGGGGGTTTGCGAGGAGACAAACCCTATCCTGAAATGGTCTTTGGCTCAAGGAGGGGTTACCCTTTTTGCAGCCGTGAAAATGTTTATTTTCTTGTTCATTCCCGTTTTTATTGCAGAATTGGCTCTTAAAAGATCTTGGGCAAGACCCAAGGTTATTAGTACCTGCTATGTAGTTGTTGCCATTGCCTATTCAGTCTATTACATCGCAGCGACTATAAGAGTCAATTTTCCTTCAATCCGCGCCTTATTTTCATAA
- a CDS encoding YifB family Mg chelatase-like AAA ATPase — translation MLTKIHSCSVIGLSSELVEVESDVSRGMFRFSVVGLPDAAVSESRDRVFSAIKNSGLAFPRQRITVNLAPADLKKEGPAYDLPIALSLLSTTGQLGFDTKEKLFVGELSLKGEVRPVNGVLSIAIEAKREGFMELFVPEENAKEAALVRGLNVYPVANLLGLKDHLEGINSITPVAPLNLKNLETNALYEVDFACVHGQEHVKRALEIAAAGGHNILMNGPPGSGKTLLARSFPSILPKMTLIEALEVTRIYSVSGLLPKDKPLILERPFRAPHHTASGVSLVGGGAYPKPGEISLAHRGVLFLDEFPEFSRNVLENLRQPLEDGVITISRAQGSMSFPAKFTLVAAMNPCPCGYLSDPERPCVCSPSEIIRYQKRISGPLLDRIDLHLEVPRVKYEKLASEELAESSALVRERVQKARAIQEERFKNSQQKQRIIANGEMGNPEIRGFCVLDSTSRALLKNAVESFHLSARSYYRILRLARTIADLEDAEHIKSEHIAEALQYRQHEN, via the coding sequence ATGCTCACTAAAATTCACTCTTGTTCCGTTATCGGTTTATCCTCGGAGCTTGTGGAGGTGGAATCCGATGTGAGTCGAGGAATGTTCCGTTTTTCAGTAGTGGGCTTGCCGGACGCGGCGGTCTCTGAATCGCGGGACCGAGTCTTCTCCGCGATTAAGAATTCGGGTCTTGCCTTCCCCAGGCAAAGGATAACCGTGAATCTGGCTCCCGCGGATTTAAAAAAAGAAGGTCCTGCCTATGACCTGCCGATTGCTTTAAGCCTTCTTTCCACCACGGGACAGCTGGGTTTTGATACCAAAGAAAAGCTTTTTGTGGGCGAACTTTCCTTAAAAGGAGAGGTGCGTCCCGTGAACGGCGTTTTATCCATCGCGATTGAGGCGAAGCGCGAGGGTTTTATGGAATTATTCGTGCCCGAGGAAAACGCTAAAGAAGCGGCGCTCGTGCGCGGTTTAAATGTTTATCCGGTGGCTAATCTTCTAGGGTTGAAAGACCATTTGGAGGGAATAAATTCTATCACGCCTGTGGCGCCTTTGAATTTAAAGAATTTAGAAACCAATGCTCTTTATGAGGTTGATTTTGCCTGTGTCCACGGTCAGGAGCATGTCAAAAGGGCTCTGGAAATTGCCGCCGCGGGCGGGCATAATATCTTGATGAACGGACCGCCCGGGAGCGGTAAAACCCTGCTTGCTCGTTCTTTTCCATCTATTTTACCGAAAATGACCTTGATTGAAGCTTTAGAAGTAACGCGGATTTATTCTGTCTCGGGTCTGCTCCCCAAGGATAAACCATTAATTTTGGAGCGTCCTTTCCGCGCTCCGCACCATACCGCTTCGGGGGTTTCTCTGGTGGGAGGCGGCGCTTATCCCAAACCCGGAGAAATTAGTTTAGCCCACCGAGGCGTCCTTTTTCTGGACGAATTTCCGGAGTTTTCCCGCAATGTTTTGGAAAATTTAAGGCAGCCCCTGGAAGACGGCGTAATCACGATTTCCCGCGCTCAAGGTTCCATGTCTTTTCCAGCCAAATTTACGCTCGTCGCCGCGATGAATCCTTGTCCCTGCGGCTATTTATCCGATCCAGAGCGACCCTGCGTTTGTTCGCCGAGTGAAATCATCCGCTACCAAAAAAGAATTTCGGGTCCCCTTCTTGACCGTATTGACCTGCACTTAGAAGTGCCGCGGGTAAAATATGAAAAATTGGCGAGTGAAGAGTTAGCCGAAAGCTCCGCCCTCGTGCGGGAGCGGGTGCAAAAAGCGCGCGCCATTCAAGAAGAGCGGTTTAAAAATAGTCAGCAGAAGCAGAGAATTATAGCCAATGGCGAGATGGGCAACCCCGAGATTCGCGGGTTTTGCGTTTTAGATTCCACTTCCCGCGCGCTTTTAAAGAACGCGGTGGAGAGTTTCCATCTCTCTGCCCGTTCCTATTACCGCATTTTGCGGTTGGCGCGGACTATCGCGGATTTAGAAGACGCGGAACATATTAAAAGCGAACATATTGCCGAAGCTCTGCAATATCGCCAGCATGAAAACTAA